The genomic DNA CATTTCCTAGTTTATTTTTTGCAATTTCAAGCATATTGGGAGATATATCTATTCCAAATAGTTGTTCTGCTATATTTAATTCTTTTATTTCTTTAAGTAACGCACCCGTTCCACAACCTAAATCTAATATAGAATGTATATTCTTATTTTTTAAATTTTCTATAATCGGCTTATAGAGTTTTCGAGCATGTTCCCCCTGAATATTTGTATCATAATCGGCAGCTTGCTTATCAAAAGTCTTTTGTGATTTTTGTTTCGTAATATTCATGTAATCAACTCCTTTCACTAAAATTATATCTCGTGAATGAACGATTGTCAATGAATGAAATTCATTGAATTTCATTCATTTCAAAGACGTGTATCTCTGATTTAAAATACACGCCTTTTTGATTACCCTACAATCTTCCAGTTACTATTCCTTATATAGCCCAAACTTGTACCGTGACAATTTCATTGATATTATCCGATTTACCACAAATCAAATTTTATCTTTTCTTCCTCTTGATTACCCTCCACAGAAAAGAAAAAGCCCTGTCAAGAGCCTTGCCACCATTGGTGGTGCTTTGCACTCTTTACTGGGCTTTTTGTTTGCTGTATCTTCTACAAAGAGGAAAAAAGTTATTCGTCCTCATCATCAAAATGGTTATTTTTCAATACTTCCCGTAATAATTCCATATCTTCTTTTGCATTTGGGTTTATCATTTTTACGACTTGATAAGGTGTCCTATATTTATGTCCCTCTATGCTTTCCCCGAACATATCCATGCTGTATAAATCATCATAGCGTTCTAACAGTTTTTGAAATTTCAAATGCTGGATAAATTCTTTGATTGGATAAAGGTCGGACGCTACAATACTTTTCCCGTTGATGTAGTCGGTAATATATTCCCGTAACTTTTCCAACTCATATTCCAGCCATTCTTCCTCGCTGTCAAAGAAGTTGTCATAATGTCCATGTTTTAGTTCTGCATTTAATCGTTCTTCAATTCTTAAAAACTGGCAGACTTCCTTTTCGGCTTGATTAACATACTTCCATTCTCCCGATAATAATTCATTGGGCGTTACTCCCAGCACGTCCATTATCTTCTCTAACGTATCAAAGGTAGGATAATTCACGCCACGTTCAATCTTGGAAAGGCTCTGCATATTGATACCGATTTTATCCGCAAGTTCTTGTTGTTTCATTCCTCTGTGTTTTCTTATGGTTTGTATGTTCTCTCCTAAGAAACTAACTTTCTTTTCATAATGCTCCATAACTTAGTATAACCGCTCCTTTCGTTGCTTTTCTTGGTATTTATAAGCATATCATACTTAATATATATCTAAAAGTCAACAAAAACTTCTTGACAAGTAATTCTAATGGCGTTATTATCATATCAGTTAGAGTGATTAAGCACACTAGGGTCAATCACACGCTTGAGTAAGCATAGAAAAGATATATTTTCACTTTGATAGCATGAATAAGCATGGACTATCAGACCGAAAATAAGGTTTCTGACTGGGGCTGTTCCGTTTAGCCACGAGCCTTACAAGGCTCGTGAGCGTTA from Clostridioides difficile ATCC 9689 = DSM 1296 includes the following:
- a CDS encoding helix-turn-helix domain-containing protein, encoding MEHYEKKVSFLGENIQTIRKHRGMKQQELADKIGINMQSLSKIERGVNYPTFDTLEKIMDVLGVTPNELLSGEWKYVNQAEKEVCQFLRIEERLNAELKHGHYDNFFDSEEEWLEYELEKLREYITDYINGKSIVASDLYPIKEFIQHLKFQKLLERYDDLYSMDMFGESIEGHKYRTPYQVVKMINPNAKEDMELLREVLKNNHFDDEDE